From the genome of Desulfobaculum xiamenense:
GCGTGGCCCATGTTCGCCTCCTTCGTGGGCGGTCTGGGTGCGTTCATCACCGGCTCCAACACCGTGTCCGACCTGCTGTTTGCCGAATTCCAGTGGGGCGTGGCCACCACCCTCGAACTGCCCCGTCAGATCATCGTTGCCGCGCAGGCCGTCGGCGGCGCCATGGGCAACATGGTCTGCATCCACAATATCGTCGCGGCATGCGCCGTGGTTGGCCTCTCCGGCATGGAAGGCCAGATCCTCAAGAAGACCGTGTGGCCCTTCCTGCTGTACGGCACCGTGGTTGGCATCGTGGCCAGCCTGCTGAGCTTCGTGTTCTTCCCGCACCTGTTCTAGCGGAAGAAGGATCGATCGGAAGCGGATGGCGTGCCACGCGCGCCATGGACTCCGACGGAAAGGAAAATGAGCGGGCCGCGGGCGGCCGCAAGGCCGCCCGCTCCCCGACGCCAAACGTCAGCCCATTTGTTTCTGGAGAGCAAGATGAACGATGCCCTGATCAAGGAATTTGAAGCGATAGTCGGTAAGGAAAATGTGATGCACGCCGAGGCCGACAGACAGGCCTACTCGTACGACGCCGCAGTGCTCGAACCTGTGGTCCCCGACTTGGTTGTGCGCCCGACCACCAGCGAGGCACTCGGCAAGACCGTGCGCCTGTGCAACGAGAACGCGCTGCCCATCACCCCGCGCGGCGCTGGAACCAATCTTTCCGGCGGCACCATTCCCGGCCGCAAGGGAGTGGTGCTGCTGACCAACTCCCTGAACAAGATCATCGAGATCAACGAGCAGGACATGTACGCCGTGGTGCAGCCCGGCGTGGTCACCGCCAAGTTCGCGGCCGAGGTCGCCCGGCGTGGCCTGTTCTATCCGCCGGACCCGGGTTCGCAGGCCGTGTCCACCCTTGGTGGCAACGTGGCCGAGAACGCCGGAGGCCTGCGCGGCCTCAAGTACGGCGTGACTAAGGACTACGTGATGGGCGTGGACTTCTTCGACGTCAACGGCGAACTGGTCAAGGCCGGATCGCGCACCGTGAAGTGCGTCACCGGCTTCAACCTCTCCGCCCTTCAGGTGGCGGGCGAGGGCAGCCTCGGCGTGATCAACGAGATCATCTTCAAGCTCGTTCCTCCGCCGGCGGCCAACAAGGCCATGATGGCCGTGTTCGATTCCATCGACAAGGCCTCCGAGACCGTGGCCGCCATCATCGCCGGTAAGATCGTGCCCTGCACCCTTGAGCTGATGGACAAGAAGACCATCGAACTGGTCGAGGCCTTCACCAAGGCCGGTCTGCCCACCGACGCCGCGGCCATCCTGCTCATCGAGGTGGACGGCCACCCCGCGCAGGTTGCCGACGAGGCCGAGAAGGTCGTCGAGATCGCCAGGCGCATCGGTGCCATCGACGTGCGCGCCGCCAGCTCCGACGCCGAACGCAACAAGATCTGGGAGGCCCGCCGCGCCGCGTTGCCCGCGCTCGCCCGCGCCCGTCCGACCACCGTGCTTGAGGACGCCACCGTCCCGCGCTCGCAGATCCCAACCATGATTCGCGCCATCAACCGCATCGCCGAGAAGTACAACGTGACCATCGGCACCTTCGGCCACGCTGGCGACGGCAATTTGCACCCGACCATCCTCTGCGATCGCCGCGACAAGGAAGAGTTCAAGCGCGTGGAGGACGCGGTGGATGAAATCTTCGAGGTGGCGCTGTCCCTCAAGGGCACGCTGTCCGGAGAGCACGGCATCGGTCTGGCCAAGGCCAAGTGGCTGGAGAAGGAAACCTCCCCCGCGACCATCGCCTACGCCAAGAAGATCAAGGCTGCCATCGATCCCAAGGGCATCCTCAATCCCGGCAAGATCATAGGAGCGTAGCGACATGGCAGACTTGCAGAAACTCGCGACGATGCTTCAGGAGCTGGACGACCAGATGGCCGCCTGCATGAAGTGCGGCATGTGTCAGGGCGTCTGCCCCGTTTTCGCGGAGACCATGGCTGAGGCCGACGTCACCCGCGGCAAGATCGCGCTGCTCGAAAACCTCGCCCACGAGCTGGTCGTCGACGCCGAGGGTGTCAAGGACAAGCTCAACAAGTGTCTGTTGTGCGGCTCGTGCGCGGCCAACTGCCCCTCGGGCGTGCGCATCATGGACATCTTCCTCAAGGCGCGCTGCATCGTGAACGGCTACCTTGGCCTGTCCCCGGCCAAGAAGGCCATCCTGCGCGGCATGCTGACCCGGCCCAAGCTGTTCAATGCCCTGCTCGACACGGCGGGCAAGTTCCAGGGACTGGTCACCTCCAAGGCCGACGAGATCGTGGGCACGTCGTGCTCGCGGCTCATGAGCCCGATCATTGGCGAGCGCCACTTCAAGCCGCTGGCCAAGGAGCCGCTGCACGCGGCGGTGCCGTCGCTCGATACTGCCGTGGGCGCGTCCGGGCTGAAGATTGCCTTCTATCCCGGCTGCGCGGTGGACAAGTTCTTCCCGCAGGTGGGGCACGCGGCGTTCAAGATCTTCAGGCATCACGGCGTGGGCGTGTTCATGCCCGAGGGACAGGCCTGCTGTGGCCTGCCGTCCCTCGCCTCCGGCGACATGGAGTCCTTCCTGCGGCTGGTGGAACTGAACGTGAAGCTCTTCGGCCAGATGCCCTTCGACTATCTGGTCACGCCGTGCGGTTCGTGCACGGCGGCCTTCAAGGAAGTCTGGCCCAAGTTCGCGGCGGAGATGCCCTCCGCCATCCGTCACGCAGCCATGACGCTGGCCGATAAGGCTATCGACATCAACGCGTTCATCGTGGACAAGCTGGGCGTCGAGGTGCCTACGGAAGCCCCCAAGGGTGGCACGCCGCTGACCTACCACGACCCCTGCCATCTGGATAAGTCCCTGCACGTCACGGCGCAGCCGCGTGCCCTGCTCAGATCCAACCCGAACTACGAGTTCCGGGAGATGAGCGAGCACAACCGCTGCTGCGGATGCGGCGGCAGTTTCAACCTCTATCACTACGACGTCTCCAAGAAGATCGGAGAGCGCAAGCGCGAGAACATCGTGGCCAGCGGGGCCAAGGTTGTCGCCACGGGCTGTCCGGCCTGCATGCTGCAGATTAGCGACATGCTTTCGCAGGCGGGTGACGGCATCGCCGTGAAGCACGCCATCGAGATCTACGCGGAGACGCTCGGCTAAACACCGCGACGGGCGGCGGCACGGTGCCGCCGCCCGGAGACAGAGGAAATCGCAATGTCGAACAATCTGTACATCACCGCAACCGAGTCCCGAAGCGGCAAGTCGGCCATCGCGCTTGGCGTGATGCAGTTGCTCACGCGAAACGTGCGCAACGTCGCCTTCTTCCGCCCCATCATCAACAATGGCGTTGATAGTGGCAGGGATCATGACATCAACCTCATCCTCCGGCAGTTCAAGCTCGACATCCCCTACGAGGACACGTTCGCCTGCACGCTCGCGCAGGCCCGCGAACTCATCAACAGCGGCCAGCACGCCCAGCTCCTCGAGAACATCCTCAACAAGTACAAGGCGCTGGAAGCGGAGTACGATTTCGTGCTGTGCGAGGGGACGGACTTTCAGGGCAAGGACCCGGCCTTCGAGTTCGACCTCAACGTCGACATCGCGGCCAACCT
Proteins encoded in this window:
- a CDS encoding (Fe-S)-binding protein, which produces MADLQKLATMLQELDDQMAACMKCGMCQGVCPVFAETMAEADVTRGKIALLENLAHELVVDAEGVKDKLNKCLLCGSCAANCPSGVRIMDIFLKARCIVNGYLGLSPAKKAILRGMLTRPKLFNALLDTAGKFQGLVTSKADEIVGTSCSRLMSPIIGERHFKPLAKEPLHAAVPSLDTAVGASGLKIAFYPGCAVDKFFPQVGHAAFKIFRHHGVGVFMPEGQACCGLPSLASGDMESFLRLVELNVKLFGQMPFDYLVTPCGSCTAAFKEVWPKFAAEMPSAIRHAAMTLADKAIDINAFIVDKLGVEVPTEAPKGGTPLTYHDPCHLDKSLHVTAQPRALLRSNPNYEFREMSEHNRCCGCGGSFNLYHYDVSKKIGERKRENIVASGAKVVATGCPACMLQISDMLSQAGDGIAVKHAIEIYAETLG
- a CDS encoding FAD-binding oxidoreductase, with the translated sequence MNDALIKEFEAIVGKENVMHAEADRQAYSYDAAVLEPVVPDLVVRPTTSEALGKTVRLCNENALPITPRGAGTNLSGGTIPGRKGVVLLTNSLNKIIEINEQDMYAVVQPGVVTAKFAAEVARRGLFYPPDPGSQAVSTLGGNVAENAGGLRGLKYGVTKDYVMGVDFFDVNGELVKAGSRTVKCVTGFNLSALQVAGEGSLGVINEIIFKLVPPPAANKAMMAVFDSIDKASETVAAIIAGKIVPCTLELMDKKTIELVEAFTKAGLPTDAAAILLIEVDGHPAQVADEAEKVVEIARRIGAIDVRAASSDAERNKIWEARRAALPALARARPTTVLEDATVPRSQIPTMIRAINRIAEKYNVTIGTFGHAGDGNLHPTILCDRRDKEEFKRVEDAVDEIFEVALSLKGTLSGEHGIGLAKAKWLEKETSPATIAYAKKIKAAIDPKGILNPGKIIGA